Genomic window ([Empedobacter] haloabium):
GCCGGCCTCGAGCACCCGCAGCGCGAGGCGCTGCTGGAACACCTCGGCCAGCTGGTTCTGGCGCCCCTTCATCACGTGCAGCACGGTCACCACGGGATAAGGATAGTCCTTCGGCAGGCCGGGCAGGATCTCCAGCAGCGCGTTGACGCCGCCGGCGGAGGCGCCGATCACGATCGCGGCGAACTCGCGTCCCTGCAGCAGTGCCTGCAATGCCGTCGTGTCCATCACAGTTTCCTGAACAGCCGTTCGCGCTTGACGATCGGCTCGAAGCGCGGGCCATAGCTGGAGAAGTCGATGCTTTCCTTGCTGCCAAGACCCAGGAAGCCCCGATGGCACAGCGACTCATGGAACAGGCCCAGCGCCCGCTCCTGCAGCTTCTTCTTAAAATAGATCATCACATTGCGGCAGCTGATGAATTGCGTTTCCGCGAACACCGTGTCGGTTGCCAGGCTGTGGTCCGCGAACGTCACGTTCTCGGCCAGCGAGCGGTCGAACAGCGCCGCATTGTAGGCCGCCGTGTAGTAGTCCGAGAACGCGCGCTTGCCGCCGGCGGCCTGATAGTTTTCCGTGTAAGCGCGCATGCTGTCGAGCGGGAACACGCCCTTTTTCGCCTTTTCCAGCGACTGCGGGTTGATGTCGGTGGCGTAGATGATGCTGCGCTCGAGCAGCCCCTCTTCCTTCAGCAGGATCGCCAGCGAATACACTTCCTCCCCCGTGCTGCAGCCGGCCACCCAGATCTTCAGCGACGGATACGTCGACAGCACCGGCATCACATGTTCGCGCAGCGCCGCGTAGTAGCTCGGGTCGCGGAACATCTCGGTGACGGGAATCGTCAGGTACTGCAGCAGCTCGGAGAACGCGGCCGGCTCGTGCAGCACGCGCGACTGCAGCTGCGAGATCGTGTCGCAACCCATCTCGCGCATCGCATGGAGCACGCGCCGCTTCTGCGACGCGCCCGTGTAGTCGCGGAAGTCGTAGCTGTATTTCAGGTAGATCGCCTCCATCAGCATTCGCAGCTCGATGTCGGTATCGCTGTGCTGTTGGCGGTGCTGCATGTCAGATCCGGTCCAGGGCAGGCATCCACACACGCAGCAGCGAGTACAGGCGCGACAGGTCGATCGGCTTGGCCAGGTAGTCGTTGGCGCCGGCGGCCAGGCACTGCTCCTGGTCGTCCTTCATCGCCTTGGCCGTGATGGCGATGATCGGCAGGCGCGCGAAGCGGCTGTCGGCGCGGATGCGGCGGGTCGCTTCCAGGCCGTCCATGCCGGGCATCATGACGTCCATCAGCACCAGGTCGATGTCGGCCACCGCGTCCAGTTTCTCCAGCGCCTCGAAGCCGTTGCGGCCGATCTCCACGATGGCACCCTTCTGCTCCAGCGCGGAGGTCAGCGCGAAGATGTTGCGCACGTCGTCGTCCACCAGCAGGATGCGGCGGCCTTCGAACACGCGGTCGCGCGAGCGCACCGTTTTCAGCATCGTCTGCCGTTCGCTGGAGAGCTCCGATTCCACCTTGTGCAGGAACAGCGTGACCTCGTCCAGCAGGCGCTCGGGCGAGCGCGCGCCCTTGATGATGATCGAGCGCGAGTAGCGGTGCAGGTCCGCCTCCTCGGCGCGCGTCAGGTTGCGGCCCGTGTAGACGATCACCGGCGGGAACGACGCGATCTCCTCGTGCGACATGCGCTGCAGCAGCTCATTGCCCTGCATGTCCGGCAGTTTCAAGTCGATGATCATGCAGTCGAAAATCGTCGTGCGCAGCAGCGCCAGCGCCTTCTCGCCCGATTCGACCGCCTCGATCTCGATGTCCTCGTCCGAGATCAGCTGCACCACGCTGTCGCGCTGGCGCGCGTCGTCCTCGACCAGCAGGATGCGCTTGATCTTCTGTGTGAACTTCTGCTCCAGGCGCGCGAACACGTCCAGCAGCTCCTCGCGCGTGGTGGGTTTCAACGCGAAACCGACGGCGCCCATGTGCAGCGCCGCCTCCTCCGCGTCCGAGGCGGAGACCACGTGCACCGGGATGTGCCGCGTGCGTGGATTATCCTTCAGCAGCTGCAGCACGGACAAGCCGGAGCGGTCCGGCAGGCGGATGTCCAGCAGGATCGCGCTGGGCTGGTACTGCTCCGCCATCGCCAGGCCCTCGTCGGCGGCGAAGGCCACCAGGCAGCGGTAGTTCATCTCGTGCGCCAGGTCATACAGGATGCGGGCGAACGCGGGTTCGTCCTCGATGACGAGCACCGTGCGCTCCGGCGGCGGTGCCTTGTCGCGGTCGTCGTCGAACGCGCGCGGCACCTGGACCGGCGCCGGCGCCGGCACCGGCGGCACCGGTGGCAGCGCGCTGCGTTCCGGCTGCGGCGCCGGGCGGGGTGCCGGTACGGCCACGTGCGGCGTCGCCGGCGGCAGTTGCGCTTCCGTCTTGTGCGGAGCCGACCACTGCAGCGGCAGGGTCAAGGTAAACGTGCTGCCCTTGCCTTCCTCGCTGACGAGGGTGATGGAACCGCCCAGCAGGGTGGCCAGGTCGCGCGAGATCGACAGGCCCAGGCCCGTGCCGCCGTACTTGCGGCTGGTGGTGCCGTCGGCCTGCTGGAAGGCCCCGAACACGGTCTCATGCTGGTCGGCGCGGATGCCGATGCCGGAATCCTCGACGGCGAAGCTGACCTGGCCGTTCGGCCCTGGCGCCACGCGCAGGGCGATCCGGCCCGCATCCGTGAACTTGACGGCGTTCGACAGCAGGTTCTTCAGGATCTGTTCCAGGCGCTGGCAATCGGTGTACACCGTCTCCGGCAGGCCCGGTGCCATCTCGACGATGAACTGCAGGCCCTTCTGCTGGGCCAGCGGCTCGAAGGTGCGCTGCATGCCCTGCACCACCTGCTGCAGGCGCAGTTCCTCGGGATTCAGTTCCAGCTTGCCGGCCTCGACCTTGGAGATGTCGAGGATGTCGTTGATCAGGTTCAGGAGGTCGTTGCCGGCCGAGTAGATGGTCTGGGCGAAGCGCACCTGTTCCTCGTTCAGGTTGCCCTGCGGATTGTCGGACAACAGCTTGGCCAGGATCAGCGAACTGTTCAGCGGGGTGCGCAGTTCGTGCGACATATTCGCCAGGAACTGCGATTTGTACTGGCTGGCGCGCTCCAGGTCGCGTGCGCGTTCCTCCAGCTGCAGCTGGACGTCGTTCAGCGCGCTGTTGCGCTGGTCCAGCACCACGGCCTGTTCGGCCAGTTGCTCGTTGGTCTGTTCCAGCTCGGCCTTCTGGTTTTCCAGCGTGGCCTGCGATTCCTCCAGCACGCGCGACTGCTCTTCCAGTTCCTCGTTGGCGGTGCGCAGTTCTTCCTGCTGCACTTGCAGTTCCTCGTTCAGCTGCTGGGTTTCCTGCAGCACTTCCTGCAGGCGCTGGCGCGACAGCGTCGATTCGATCGCCGTGCCGATATTGCCGGCCACCAGCTTCAGGAAATCGATCTCGCGCTCGCCTACCGGGCGCAGGAAGCCCAGCTCGACGACGCCGTTGACCTCGCCGTCGCTTTCCACCGGCGCCACCAGGATCTGGTTGGGCGAGCCGCTGCCCAGCGCCGAGCTCAGCTTCAAGTAGTAATTCGGCAGGTTTTCCAGATGGACGATGCGGCGGTCCTCGGCCGCCTGACCGACGATGCCCTCGCCCGGCGCGATGTCCTTGGCGTATTCCTCCTCGTGGTTGGCGAAGCCGTAGCCCGCCGTGCGGTGCAGCGTGCCGTCCGGGCCACGCACGTAGATCGCGCCCACGGCCACGTCCAGGTAGCGCGCCAGGAAGCTCAGCAGCGCCGCCGACATGGCCGGCAGCGAGCGCTGGCCGATGCCCTGCTCGGCCAGCTTGCTCTGGCCCGAACGCAGCCAGGCTTGCCGCTCGACGCGCTCGGCCTGCACGCGCTGCTCCTCCAGCGCCTTGCCGTACACCTCGGACAGGCGGGTCAGCTCGCGCCGGCCCCAGTAGGCAAGGAAGCCGCTGATGATCAGGCTGATGGTGAGATAGCCCGTTACCGTCACGTAGGTGACGGTCTTGGCATTGTCGGCGCGCTCGGTGCGCATGCGGTCCTCTTCCAGGATGAAGGCCTGGAATTGGCTGCGCAGCTCGTCGAACTCGACCTTGGCGCGCTGCGACTTGATAATGCCCAGGTAGTCGCCGCCCGTGGTGCGGGCGCGGATCAGGTCCTGCGCCACCTTGTCCCATTGCAGTTGCTGGGCGCGGATGTTGCGCAGCCGCTCCATCTGGCGCGGGTCATCCTTGACCAGCTCGCCCAGGGTGTTCAGCGCCGTCTCGATCTTCGGCTTGGCCAGGCGGTAGGGCGCCAGGAACGGTTCCTCGCCCGTCAGCAAGAAGCCGCGCACGCCGGTTTCCATGTCCACGGCCAGCTTGCGCAGCTCCTGGGCGTTGCCGATGACCCGCTCCGAGTGCTCCACCAGTGTCAAGGCATTGAGCAGATAGGCCAGGATTGCCACGAACACGGCGGCGCTGACGACGCCTGCTGCCAGCGGCAATGTAATGTTGCGGTACAGAATACGGCGGAAGGACTGGTCGTCGGTGCGGGATCCGGGCATGTTATTGATTGGACAAGCAAAGGGAAGCTGCAAGTTTATCCGAAATGCAATGGCAGCCGTGTCTATCGTGCGCAGCCGCTATAATCGGCGGCAACACCATTTCTGTCCCTTCGCCCATCCATGCGTACATATCGGAGTCACCTCGCCATTGCCGTCGCGGCGCTGCTGCTGGCCGGCTGCTACAACGATTCCGCCACCTATTATGCGGACAGCACGCAGGACCACCGCCTGACCGTGCGGCGGCAGCAGGACTATTTCTGGAGCGAGGAAGGCCGCTTCACCTTGCTGGCGGCGCGCATGCCGGATTGCCAGCGCGCGATCCCGCTGGGCGAGCTGCCGCTGGAGGACACGAAGCTGGAACTGTTCAGTGAAGGGGACAGGCGTTGGAGCCTGCGCGCAGGCAAGCAGGTATGGCACGTCGACACGCAGCAGTGCGCGCTGGTCGAGGACGAGGCACCGGCGGCCGGGCAGAAGCTGGGCGATTTCCTGGCGGAGATCGATCAGTTGACGTTTGTCGAAGCGGCCGAGGGCAAGTAAGCAACCGTGGTCTCAACCGGGGTCAGGTCTGACATTCGGACAAAATGTCCGAATGTCAGACCTGACCCCGGTTTGCTGTTTAGTCGCGTGCCAGCGACAGGAACTCGGTGCGCAGGCCCAGGTTCGACTGCAGCTCGCCCAGCATCGACGAGGTGATCGTTTCCTCGCCCGGCGTGCGGATGCCGCGGCTTTCCATGCACATGTGGCGGCACTTGATGACGACGCCGACCGCCTTCGGTTCCAGCACTTCCATCAGCGTATTGGCGATCTGCACCGTCAGGCGCTCCTGCACTTGCAGGCGCTTGGCGAAGCAGTCCACCAGGCGCGTCAGCTTCGACAGGCCGACGATCTTGCCGTTCGGCAGGTAGCCGACGGTCGCCATGCCGAAGAACGGCGCCAGGTGATGCTCGCAGTGGCTATAGACGGGAATGTTGCGCACGACGATCAGCTCGTTGTACGCCTCGGCGCCGTCTTCGAACGCCTTCAGCAGTTCGACAGGGTCCTGGTCGTAGCCGGAGGTCCAGTGTTTCCACGCCTTGGCCACGCGGTGCGGCGTTTCCGCCAGGCCTGGGCGATCGGGGTCCTCGCCCAGCGTGGACAGCAGGCGACGCCAGTCGTTCTCGGAGAAAGCTTCTTTAGACATAATTGAACTGCCGAATTAAGAGTATCCGCCAGTATACCTAAGAAGCGCCGCCCGCGCCGGCTCAGCCCTGCCCTGGCCGGTTCGCCTCGATCAGCGCGCTGGCGATCGAGATGCTGTGCGGCGTGTCCGGCCAGTCATCGCCCGGTCCGAACCAGCGCGCTTCCTCGATCTCGGCCGGATCGACCCGGATCGTGCCGTCCAGGTACTCGGCCGTGAAGGCCACCATCAGCGAATTCGGGAACGGCCACGACTGGCTGCTGAAGTAGCGCAGCTTATGCACGCGCAGGCCCACTTCCTCGTACACCTCGCGGTGCACCGCCTCCTCGATCGATTCGCCGGCTTCCACGAAGCCGGCCAGCGCCGTAAACAGGCCGGGCGGCGAACGGGTGTGCTTGGCCAGCAATACGCGGTCGCCGTCGCGGATCAGTACCATCATGGCGGGACAGATCTGCGGATAGGCCGTGTGACCACAGGCCTCGCATTTGTAGGCCCGCTCGCCGGTCGCACGCCGCATCGGCGTGGCGCAGGCGCCGCAATAGCGATGGGTACGGGCCCAGTCCGCGATCTGGCTGGCACGGCCCGCAAGGCCGATGAAGCCGTGGTCGGCGACGCCGAACAGCGTGCGCAGGCCATGCCAGCCGTGCGCGTCGTCCGGCAGCTCTTCGCTGTCCGTCCACGCCGCCTGACAGTAGCGGCCCTGCCAGATGCCGACCGGGTGCAGCCGTTCAACGGGGATGCCCAGGCTGGCGAGATCGGTCGGCAGCGCCTCCACGCCCGCGGCACCGTCAACGCTGCGCAGCAGCAGTTTCCCTTTGTGGAACACGAACGTCAGCGGTGCGCCGCCATGCGGG
Coding sequences:
- a CDS encoding protein-glutamate O-methyltransferase CheR → MQHRQQHSDTDIELRMLMEAIYLKYSYDFRDYTGASQKRRVLHAMREMGCDTISQLQSRVLHEPAAFSELLQYLTIPVTEMFRDPSYYAALREHVMPVLSTYPSLKIWVAGCSTGEEVYSLAILLKEEGLLERSIIYATDINPQSLEKAKKGVFPLDSMRAYTENYQAAGGKRAFSDYYTAAYNAALFDRSLAENVTFADHSLATDTVFAETQFISCRNVMIYFKKKLQERALGLFHESLCHRGFLGLGSKESIDFSSYGPRFEPIVKRERLFRKL
- a CDS encoding response regulator; translation: MPGSRTDDQSFRRILYRNITLPLAAGVVSAAVFVAILAYLLNALTLVEHSERVIGNAQELRKLAVDMETGVRGFLLTGEEPFLAPYRLAKPKIETALNTLGELVKDDPRQMERLRNIRAQQLQWDKVAQDLIRARTTGGDYLGIIKSQRAKVEFDELRSQFQAFILEEDRMRTERADNAKTVTYVTVTGYLTISLIISGFLAYWGRRELTRLSEVYGKALEEQRVQAERVERQAWLRSGQSKLAEQGIGQRSLPAMSAALLSFLARYLDVAVGAIYVRGPDGTLHRTAGYGFANHEEEYAKDIAPGEGIVGQAAEDRRIVHLENLPNYYLKLSSALGSGSPNQILVAPVESDGEVNGVVELGFLRPVGEREIDFLKLVAGNIGTAIESTLSRQRLQEVLQETQQLNEELQVQQEELRTANEELEEQSRVLEESQATLENQKAELEQTNEQLAEQAVVLDQRNSALNDVQLQLEERARDLERASQYKSQFLANMSHELRTPLNSSLILAKLLSDNPQGNLNEEQVRFAQTIYSAGNDLLNLINDILDISKVEAGKLELNPEELRLQQVVQGMQRTFEPLAQQKGLQFIVEMAPGLPETVYTDCQRLEQILKNLLSNAVKFTDAGRIALRVAPGPNGQVSFAVEDSGIGIRADQHETVFGAFQQADGTTSRKYGGTGLGLSISRDLATLLGGSITLVSEEGKGSTFTLTLPLQWSAPHKTEAQLPPATPHVAVPAPRPAPQPERSALPPVPPVPAPAPVQVPRAFDDDRDKAPPPERTVLVIEDEPAFARILYDLAHEMNYRCLVAFAADEGLAMAEQYQPSAILLDIRLPDRSGLSVLQLLKDNPRTRHIPVHVVSASDAEEAALHMGAVGFALKPTTREELLDVFARLEQKFTQKIKRILLVEDDARQRDSVVQLISDEDIEIEAVESGEKALALLRTTIFDCMIIDLKLPDMQGNELLQRMSHEEIASFPPVIVYTGRNLTRAEEADLHRYSRSIIIKGARSPERLLDEVTLFLHKVESELSSERQTMLKTVRSRDRVFEGRRILLVDDDVRNIFALTSALEQKGAIVEIGRNGFEALEKLDAVADIDLVLMDVMMPGMDGLEATRRIRADSRFARLPIIAITAKAMKDDQEQCLAAGANDYLAKPIDLSRLYSLLRVWMPALDRI
- the folE gene encoding GTP cyclohydrolase I FolE yields the protein MSKEAFSENDWRRLLSTLGEDPDRPGLAETPHRVAKAWKHWTSGYDQDPVELLKAFEDGAEAYNELIVVRNIPVYSHCEHHLAPFFGMATVGYLPNGKIVGLSKLTRLVDCFAKRLQVQERLTVQIANTLMEVLEPKAVGVVIKCRHMCMESRGIRTPGEETITSSMLGELQSNLGLRTEFLSLARD
- the nudC gene encoding NAD(+) diphosphatase; amino-acid sequence: MLHTPAGFTPLIDPAPHGGAPLTFVFHKGKLLLRSVDGAAGVEALPTDLASLGIPVERLHPVGIWQGRYCQAAWTDSEELPDDAHGWHGLRTLFGVADHGFIGLAGRASQIADWARTHRYCGACATPMRRATGERAYKCEACGHTAYPQICPAMMVLIRDGDRVLLAKHTRSPPGLFTALAGFVEAGESIEEAVHREVYEEVGLRVHKLRYFSSQSWPFPNSLMVAFTAEYLDGTIRVDPAEIEEARWFGPGDDWPDTPHSISIASALIEANRPGQG